The region TCACCCGCCTGCTGCCGGGCGATGCGCGCCAGATGCGGCGCATGGGGAAAATCACCGGCCGTTCGGACGACATGCTGATCATTCGCGGCGTCAACGTGTTCCCGTCGCAGGTGGAAGAGCAGATTATGCAGTTCGAACAGCTGTCGCCGCACTACCAACTGCAGGTCAGCCGCAGCGGGCATCTGGATACCCTGGCGGTGCGCGTTGAGCTGAAAGAGTCGGCGCTCAATCTCAGCCATCAGCAGCGCTGCGAGATCTGCCACCAGTTGCGCCACCATATCAAATCGATTATCGGCGTCAGCACCGACGTCAGCATCGCCAACTGCGGCGACATTCCGCGTTCGGAAGGCAAGGCCCAGCGCGTGGTCGATCTGCGGCCGCGCTAATTCAGCCGGCGTCACGGATGACGCCTCAATAAACTGTGTTAATGTTGTGTCTCATCGACGGCTAACCCATGGAAAACTATGGAACATAAACTGGATGAGTTTATCCGCCATGCTGTAGACGCCCAGCCGATCAGCGGCACTTCACTGATTATCTCCCTGTATGGCGATGCGCTCAGCCATCGCGGTGGCGAAGTGTGGCTCGGCAGTCTGAGCGCGCTGCTGGAGGCGCTGGGTTTCGGCGATCGCTTCGTGCGCACCTCGGTGTTTCGCCTGCAAAAAGAGGGCTGGCTGGCGGTGGAAAAAATCGGCCGTCGCAGCTTCTATCGGGTGACCGATCAGGGCATGCGCCAGTTCCGCCACGCCGAGTCGAAAATCTATCTCAGCGAACCGCCGGCCTGGGACGGCAAGTGGGATTTATTGCTGCTGGAAAGCGCGGACAAAAACGAGCGAGCGCGGCTGAAAAAAGAGCTGGGCTGGCTGGGTTTCGGCCAGATCGCCAACAACCTGATGGCGGCCCCCACCCACGCGCAAACCGACGTGACGGCGCTGCTCGGCGAGCTTGATGCAGGCGAGCAGGTTATCTACTTCCGCGCCGACTACCCGTACAACCGTTCCGAGCAAACCCTGCAACAGTTGGTGGCCACCTGCTGGTCGCTGGCTGACGTGGCTGCGGGTTATCACGAGTTTATCGTCTCTTTCCGCCCGCTGATGCAACTGCTGCGCGAGGCCGACGACGCGCTGCTGACGCCCCAGCGTTGCTTCCAGATTAAGCTATTATTGATCCACTTCTTCCGGCGCGTGGCGCTGAAAGACCCGCTGTTGCCGGACGCCCTGCTGCCGGCGCAGTGGGAGGGGCAGATCGCCCGCAATTTGTGCATCAACATTTATCAGCGGGTAGACCGCGCCGCGACCGACTATGTCAGCGCGCTGGCGGAAACCACTATCGGCGCCCTGCCCGCCCCGGCAGCAGGCTATTACCGGCGCTTCGGCGGCCTGCCGCGCGATACTCTCAAGGAGATTTAGCTATGCCCGTGTATCAGATTGACGGCCTGACGCCGGTGGTAGACCCGAGCAGCTATGTGCACCCGACGGCGGTGCTGATTGGCGACGTGATTATCGGCAAGCAAGTTTACATCGGCCCGAACGCCAGCCTGCGCGGCGATTTTGGCCGGCTGGTTATCTGCGACGGCGCCAACATTCAGGACAATTGCGTGATGCACGGCTTTCCGCAGCAGGACACCGTCGTCGAGGAAGACGGCCATATCGGCCACGGCGCAATCCTGCACGGTTGCCGCATCCGTCGCAACGCCATGGTCGGCATGAACGCGGTGATCATGGACGGCGCAGAGATTGGCGAGAACAGCATCGTCGGCGCAATGGCTTTCGTGAAGGCGGCGGCGGTGATTGAGGCCAACAAACTGGTGGTCGGCAGCCCGGCGCGGGTACTGCGCGACCTGACCGAACAGGAGCTGGCGTGGAAAGTGACCGGCACGCGTGAATATCATGACCTGGTGCTGCGCTGCAAATCCACGCTGAACGAGGTCGAACCGCTGGCCGAAGTGGAGCCAGGCCGCCAGCGCCTGAGCTTTGGCGATCACCTGCTGCCAAAAAACCGACTTTAACCGGGCGCGCTACCGCATTCCGTTCAAAAGTGGTTTACAGTTAACACCCTGTATCACCACTGACTCCTGGACCGGAATCCATGCCAAGAACCGCCAAAACCGTTGAAATCCCTGCCATCGGCGAACTTGACCGCAACGCGGGGCAGCTCAGTGTCCAGCTTGCCCAGGCGCTGCGGGCCGCCATTCATAAAGGCGAGCTGAAAGCGGGCGATCTGCTGCCCTCGACGCGGGTGCTGTCGGGCGCATTGCAGCTTGCCAGAGGAACGGTGCTGGCCGCCTTTGAGCAGCTAACCGCCGAAGGTTTTCTGGAAGCGCTGCCCGGTTCGGGCACCCGCGTGGCGATGGCGCTCAACCGCAAAACCCCGCCGCCGGCTAAAAAACCGCAGATCTGCGACATTCCCCTGACCGCCCAGGCGCAGGCGTTGGCGCAATTCTCCGCCCAACGGGCGCCTCTGCCGCCAGTCCCTTTCACCGTCTCGGTACCGATCAATGATACTGCCCCCGATGACGTCTGGCGCCGGCTCGGCAACCGGATCCGCGCCCGGGGGCCTGGCGCCCCATCAGGCTATGGCGACCCTCTTGGCGAGTTGCCGCTGCGCAAAGCGATCTGCGAATATGTGCGAAAATCGCGTTCGGTGCTCTGTACGCCAGAACAGGTGATCATCACCTCCGGCACCCAGCAAGGGCTTTATCTCGCCACGCAAATAGTGCTGGACGCCGGCGATGCCGCCTGGGTCGAGGACCCTGCCTATCGCGGTATTACCGCTATCTTTGACAACCTGCTCCGGGACCGGCAGATGGCGCGGGTGCCGGTTGACGACCAAGGTATCGACGTGGCGGCGGGCCGAAGAATGGCGCCACGGGCCAGGGCCGCGTTTGTCACCCCGTCTCACCAGTATCCGCTGTGCATGCCGATGAGCATGTCGCGCAGGCTTGAGCTGCTGGCCTGGGCGAAAGAGCAAAAAGCCTGGATTGTCGAAGACGATTACGACAGTGAAATGCGCTACGCCGGTCACCCTTTTCCCTCTCTGCAAGGGTTGGATCCCGCCAGAGTCATTTACCTCGGCACCTTCAGCAAAATCCTGTTCCCGTCATTGCGACTGGGTTACGCCATTGTCCCCGAACCGCTGCTGGCTGCCTTCTGCGGCGCGCGAGTGCTGATGGACCGCCACCCGCCTACCGCCGACCAGCACGTACTGGCCAGCTTTATGGCGCAGGGGCATCTGGATCGCCATATCCGCAGAATGCGCGGCGTCTATGCGGAAAAGCGGCGCGTGCTGACCGATGCCGTCAATGCGCATATTTCGCCGCATCTGGCTGCCTTGCTCCCCAGTGATCAGGGGATGCACCGGGTATTGTGGTTGAAAGCGGGGTTGGACGACCGACAGGTGGCCGCCGGCGCCGCCGAGGCAGGCGTGGCGGTCAGCGCGCTGTCGCCGATGTACGCCCCCGGCAGCGGAAAAAGCGGGTTGATCCTGGGGCTGGGAGGTTACGACGACGAGGCTATTCACCGCGCCGCCCAAAAGTTGAATCAGGTACTGGTGTCGATAGCGGCCTCCGAGCTTCAGGCTTAAAAGGGCTGCATTGAAAGGTAATGTAACCCTGCCACTGGCTCATTTCTCTTTTCGTGTACCGCGAAACACCCGACGCCATTCGCTGGGGCTAATATCGAACCGCGACCGAAAGCGCTGACGGAAGGAAACCGGTGACTGAAAACCCGACAATTCCGCCACGGTCTCTACGCTGTGATCGGTACTTTCAAGCAGTTCCTGACTGCGATCCAGCCGTTCGGCATTTAGCCACTCACCGACGGGGATACCGGTGGCTTTGATAAAATGGCGGGTAAAGGTACGCCGGCTCATATTGACAAATCCCGCCAGCGAATCGAGGTCGTGGGGTTTATCGAGATTGCAACGCAAATAATCCAGCAGTTCGTTGATTTTGTTATCGCGTGTGGTTTCCGGTACCGGACGTTCAATATATTGAGCCTGCCCCCCTTCTCGGTAAGGAGGGGTTACCATGCGTCTGGCCACTCGGTTAGCCAGCGTGCTGCCGTAATGTTTACGAACAATGTACAGGCAACAGTCTATTCCCGCCGCGGTGCCGGCCGAGGTAATAAGACGATCGTCATGGGTATAAAGCGCATTGCTATCCAGATGCACTGCGGGAAAACGGCGGGTAAAGTCCCGTTCAAATTCCCAGTGGGTTGCCGCACGACGATGATCCAGCAACCCCGCGTAGGCCAGTACGTAAGTACCCAGACACAGACCCACAACGTCTGCGCCGCGCCGCCACGCGGCGACCAGAGAGGCAAGCAAGGCTTCGGAAGGTTTGCTTTCTGGGTTGTTCCAGAACGGAACAACGACAATATCCGCCGAATCGAGCGCCTCCAGCCCTTCACCAACGTTGATTGATACCCCAATATCAGAATGCACTACGCCAGGATGCTCCGCACAAATATGCAGATCAAACAGCCCCGGCTCCGGCATTGCCTGACTAAAAATGATGCAGGGTACCGAAAAATGGAACGGGCTAACACCATGGGTGGCAATGACAGCGACGGAAAGTACAGACATAGATTAGGTTCTCGTTTCTCGTCGGCCTATTTTTGTTTACCGGTACACCGCGCCCCCTTTTTAGCACCAAAGGGCGTTGTGCGGTTACTGGGCCGAGAATGTTATCAAAACGTACAGGTTTCACCGTCTGCCGGGATCAGCACGCTGTCCTGGATACCTTTTTCAATGGCATACTCGCGCAGTTCATCACGACTAAGAATACAGTGGTTAATGGCTTCCATGTGAGAGGCTACGATCATAGCCTGCGGCATAAGCTCATGCGTGCGCAGCACATCTTCTTTACCCATAATAATCGCGCCGAACCCGTCAACCTGAGCAAAACCGGCATTTAACACCACCACATCAGGCTTCCAGGCGCTCAGGCTGTCCACGTAAGGCTTAACCCAGACGGTATCGCCTGCAATATATAACGTTTTTTCATCGGCGTGCTTGAATACCAGACCACATGCATCACCCAGCCGAGCAGCGATATCGGGATTAGCATAAGCCTCATCGCTTCCGTGCTGACCGCCAGTTTTGATAATGGTCATGCCCGCAAACTCATTGCTGTCTTCAAGAACGCGCACATTACTGAAACCCTGAGCGCGGATCAATTCGGCATCGCTGTCGTTTTGAGTCAGGATGAGGCTATCTTTTGCCACTTTATCCTGTGCGGCTTTATCCCAGTGATCCAAATGAGTATGGGTCACAATGATGGCATCGACATCCAGCAGTGCGTCAATCGATAGCGGCAGCGCCACCAGAGGATTACGCAGATGGGAACGCGCCGTACCGGCAAAACCGTCCCAAGCCTCTTTGTCAGACAGCATAGGGTCAATCAGAAATTTAGTACCGGCGTATTCAAGCAACAGCGTGGCGTTGCGAATTTGGGTCAGTTTCATGCTTTCAGCTCCGAATCGGGGTCGTCTCAACGGGTCGAATGCAGGTTGCTCGGCAATCAAGCAGTCTGCTGTAGGTGAGAAGCCAGTATAGGGAGCACCTGAAAAGAAGGTGAGTAGCCCGAAGGCCAAATAGCGATGAAATCGGGTCAACCCTCTCGTCCGACATGGGGCATGAGTCAGCCGGGTTTAGCGCGAAAAACGCCTGGCGCCGAACACGCAAATCACGACGCCGGCCATCACTGCAATCATCGCCGGCTGGACGGTTTCGTGCAGTAGCAGCCCCGCCAACGCCAGGCCAAAGAATGGCTGCAGCAGTTGCAGTTGCCCCACCGCGGCAATCCCCCCCTGCGCCAGGCCGCGATACCAGAAAATAAAACCTATCCACATGCTGAACAGCGAAATATAACCCAGCGAAAACCAGGCCCCGGCGCTCACCCCTGTCCAGGCTGTCGGCGCCGCCCAGGCCGCGACTGCCGCCGCCAACGGCAACGCGATCACCAGCGCCCAGGAGATCACCTGCCAGCCGCCAAGCCGGCGGGACAGCACCGCACCTTCCGCATAGCCCAATCCGCAAAGCAGCACCGCAACCACCATCAGCACGTCACCTGCCCAGGAACCGCCCGTTCCCTGGCTCAGCGCGAAAGCGCCAACCAACAGACCGCCTGCCAGCGAAAAGACCCAGAAGGCCGCCCTCGGGCGCTCCCCGCCGCGCAAAACGCCAAAACAGGCCGTCGCCAGCGGCAGCAGGCCAATGTAAACCAGCGAATGCGCCGAGGTGGTGTATTGCAAGGCTAACGCCGTCAGCAGCGGAAAACCGATCACCACCCCGACGGCGACAAAAATCAGCGGCGCGATATCAGCGCGCCGGGGCCAACGCTGGCGCATCGACAGCAATGCGCTCAGCGCCAACAACGCGGCAATCGTCGCCCTCATCGCCGTCAGGAATACCGGATCAAACTCCTGCACCGCCACCCGGGTGGCGGGCAAGGAACCGCTGAAAATCAACATCCCCAAAAAGCCGTTAATCCAACCCTGCGCCGAACGCGTGGCACCCACGCCAACGTTGACTCCGGTTTTTGCTGTCTGACTTGCCATTCCAATAAGGCTCCACACGCTTCAAAGAAGAGCCATTCTCCGGATAAAGTGGTTTGCTTCCAGAGCCACATAGACACATTTTCAGCAGACCGGTTTACTCCGCGCCCGTCGTTTCCACCCCGACCGGCGTGGGCTGGTGGCGGCTATAGAAGAAATAGGCCGCCACCAGCAGCAGGGTAAACGGAATGCCAAACCACAGCGTCATTTTGAAAAATTCGGTGAACGCGGTGGAGATCAGCAACGCGGCCATCAAACCGGCCCCCGCCAGCGTAGTGTAGGGGAAGCCCCACATGCGGAATTTCAGGTGGGTTTTGCGGTGCTGACGGCGGAAAAACAGATGGGTGACAAAGATCATCAACCAGGTAAAGCAGGCGCCATACACCGAGATCGACATCATGGCGGCGAAGGATTTTTCCGGATAAACCAGGCTCAGCACGATCGACACCACAATGCCGATACAGGACATTGCCAACGCGCTCACCGGTATGCCGCGTTGGCTGACGCGGCCCAACGCAGCGGGAGCCTGCCCGGCGCGGGAAAGCGAAAACATCATGCGGGTGGTGATGTATAGCTGGCTGTTCATCGCCGACAGCGCGGCCACCAGTACGATGAAGTTGAAGATACCGGCGGCGGCGGGCAGATGGATCACGTTCATCGCCACCAGGAACGGGCTTTCGCCGGTACCGGACTGCCGCCAGGGTACGATCGCCAGCATCAGCGCAATCGACAGCATGTAAAAGATAAACAGCCGCAAAATGGTGCCTTTGAAGGCGGTTTTGACCGCAATCACCGGGTTTTTGGCCTCACCGGCGGCCACCGCAATCATCTCAATGCTCAGGTAACTGAAAATGGAGACGATCACCGCGAACCACATGCCTTTAACGCCAAAGGGGAAGAAGCCGCCGCCGTCGGTAAAGTTTTTAACGCCAAAGGCCGGGTTGGCGGAAAAGGCCAAGATGCCGATGCCAATGGCGATAAAGGCCGCAATCGCCACCACCTTGATGGTCGACAGCGCATACTCCACCTGGCCGAACGACTTGACGCCAATCACATTGATGGCGATCACCGCCGCAGAAAACAGCAGCACCCAGGGCCAGATTGGCGTGCCGGGGAACCAGAACTGCATGTACATGCCGATGGCGGTGACTTCGGTGCCTACCGCCAGCACCACGCAAGACCAATAGGAATAGCGCACCAAAAAACCGAACAGCGGGCTGATATAAAACTCGGCGTAGTCGCCAAAAGAACCGGGCGTCGGGTGTTCGGAGGTCATCTCCGCCAGGCATCCCATCAGCAATAAGGCCACCACGCCACCGATAAAATAGCTCAGCAACACGCTGGGGCCGGCCATTTGTATGGCGTAGGCGCTGCCGAGAAACAGCCCGGTGCCGATCGCGCCGCCTATCGCCAGCATCGACATCTGCCCGGCGGTGAGCTGCTTTTTCAACCCGCCCTGCCGCCGGGCTATTTCGTCAAAACCTTTCATCTCTTTCATGGCGATGTCCTACCTTGTTCACACAGCGCGGGTGACGTCCAGAATGGCGGCAGCAACGTAATCGACATTATTTTGGTTCAGGCCAGGCAGGCACATACGGCCGGGCGCGACCAGATAAATGGCATACTCTTGCCGCAGCCGGGCGAGTTGCCGTTGGTTCAGCCCGGTATAGCTGAACATGCCTTTCTGATCGCGGATGCGGCGGTGATCCAGCCGCGAACCGCCCTGCTCCAGCCCTGCGGCCAGAATTTGGCGCATCTGCTTGATGCGCAGGCGCATACCGGCCAGTTCACTCTCCCACTGTTGCCGCAGCGCTGCGTCCGCCAGCAGGGTCTCCACAATCTGGCTGCCGTGGGTCGGCGGGCAGGAGTAGCTGCGGCGGATCAGCGCTTTCAACGCGCCCTTCACGTTTACCGCGATCTGCGGGCTGCCGCAGCGCACCGACAGGCCCCCCAGCCGCTGGCCGTACAGCGCGACATTTTTAGAAAATGAGTTGGCGACCAAAAATTCCAGATCGGTTTTCAGCGTCTCATGCAACGCAAAACCATCTTCTGCCAGGCCGTCGCCAAACCCCTGATAAGCGATATCGAAGAACGGCAGCAGCCGGCGGCGTTGCAGCACCTCGATCGTGGCGCGCCACTGCGCCTGAGTGAGATCGGTACCGGTCGGGTTGTGGCAACAAGGGTGCAGCAGCACCACGCTGCCTTCCGGCAGGCTGGCGAGCGTATCGAGCATGGCGTCAAAACGCAGGCCGCCGGTGGCCTCATCAAAGTACGGATAGGTGTGAACCTTCAGCCCGGCCCCCTCGAAGATGGCCCAATGGTTGGCCCAGGTGGGATCAGACACCCAGATATCGCGGCGGGACAAAGAGTGATGGATAAAATCCGCCGCCAATTTCAACGCACCGGAACCGCCGAGGGTCTGTACCGTGGCGATAGCTGAGGTATCCTGTTCGCCAAACAGCAAGCTTTGCACCTGTTGGGTAAACAGCGGCGAACCTTCTATCGGCGGGTAACCGTGGGGACGGCGCTGTTCAAGCAAGCGCCGTTCGGCCGCTTCAACCGCCTGCATCAGCGGGATCCTGCCCTGCCGATCATAATAAAGACCTATACCCAGATTCACTTTCTGCGTATTTTCATCCTGTAAATAAGCTTCCATCAACGACATAATAGGATCGGGCGCAGACGCGCCGATATGATTAAACATAGCGATTCCTTAACTCATTATTTAATGAATTTTCAGGTGAAGATGATAATTAAATGCGAATCAGGCTGTGGCGCTGACGGTTATTTCTATTTTCATTCCCGGCACCACCAATTTATCGACAATAACGGTTGAACGATTGGGGTAAGGATAATTAAAGTATTTTTTATAAATCTCATCGAGTAATTTAACGTCATTCACATCGGTGAGATAAACAATCACCTGCAATACGTTATCGCTGTGGCTATTGGCCGCCTTCAGCGTTTGCGCCAGATTATCGAACGTCAGGGTAATCTGGCTTTCCGGCGCGCCGGTTTCAATACTGCCGTCGGGCCTGACCGGGCCGTGGGCAGTGAACAACATGCCCCCGCCTTTGGTGGCCCAGGAAAAGGGTTGCCCAATTTCCGGCAGGCCGGTATCAATGATGCTGCGCATGGTTTATTTCCCCGTGGTGATTAACTGCCGGATCAGCGCCCCGTCGATGGCGAACAGCGCGTCCAGTACGTTGTAATGATTGGCTCCCGCGACGGCAACCAGCTCAACCGGCAGGTTTTTCTCCCGCAGCGCGGCGTAATAATGATGTGACTGCCCTATCAGTTCCGGCAGCTCGGCTGCGCCGTAAAACAGCGTCGTGGGTTTTAGGTGCTCAGGGATATGGCGCGCCGGGCTCAGCTGCGTGATTTGCCGCCGGGTCAGTTGCAATTGCCGGTTTACGTAAGTGCTTAACAGCGGTTCCAACTCAAAAATGCCGCTGATGGGCAATACCGCGTCAACAACGGCATGCTGCTGCCAATAACTGGCCAGATGCCCGCCGGCGGAATGGCCGCACAAATAGACCGGCGCGTTTTTTTGCGGGGCCAGCCGCAGTTCAATGGCATCCAGCGCCGCGCCGATTTGCCGGCAAATATCGTCCAGTGTCGCCACCGGCGCCAACGTATATTCCAGCAACACCACATCAAAGCCCAGAGCCAATGGCACCTCGGCAATAAAAGCAAAATCGTCTTTACGGCAAAATTGCCAATAACCGCCATGAATAAATATTAATGTTCCTTTCGAGGGCGCATCAGAATATAACCAATCAAACACTTCCCGTTCCGAATAACCATAAGAAATATCAAGTTCGCTGCGTACTTGCCGATAAACGGCCTGACTGCGGGTTTGAAATGAGTTCAGGATCTCATTTTCATTGTCTACCGTCGAACCGTTATCATAACTTCCCGGGACAAGTTTCATATATTAAACTTCGTTTATTATTTAAGATGTGCGTTAACTATTAGCCCCGTCCAAAATATTGTCAAGAAGGGAACCGCAGCAATGCGTGCGCGGTAAAATAAATCTTATTTCTGCGCCAAATAAGTTTAACCAGTGAAACTTATCGGTAGTGACTGGCCGGTTTATACCGGCTGAATTTGCGCCAACCGACTTAATTCTTGCCAGGCGTAGTCCCAGAAGGTGCGCACCTTCAGCGGCATACGCTGCACGTGCTGCGCCACCAGTTGCACCGGCATCGGCAAGGGTTCATACGCCGGCAGCAAACGCACCAGCGTGCCCGCCGCCAGATCGTCCGCCACCTGGTACGACAATAATCGGGCAATCCCCTTGCCTGCCCGCACCGCCAGCAGTTGGGTTTCCACCTCGTTGATCAACAGCCGGGGCGCCAGCCGCACCCGCTCGCCATTTTCCTGCGGGCCAAAACGCCATTCGCGCAGCGACGCGCGTTGGGTGCCGACAATGGTGTCGTGATCGGCCAACTGCGACGGGTGTTGCGGTTCACCGCGCCGCGCCAGATAAGCCGGGCTGGCGACCGTGACCCGCGATACCTGCCCCAACCGGCGCGCCACCCGGGAAGAATCCTGCTGATGACCAATGCGCACCGCCACATCCAGCCCTTCGTCGATCAAATCCAGGTTGCGATCGTTGAGCACCATTTCAATCTGCATCTGCGGATAACGGTCAAGAAACGCCATCACCAACGGCGCCACGTGTTTGCGCCCAAACTGCACCGGCGAGGTGATACGCAACAGGCCGGAGACTTGGCTGTCCGCCGTATCCAGCACCGCCGCGTCATAGTCATGCAACAGCAGGCGCGCCCGCTCCGCCAGCCGCAAACCTGCCTCGGTCGGTGCCAGCCGCCGGGTGGTGCGCTCCACCAGTCGGGCGCCAAAGCGCTGCTCCAGCGAGGCAATCGCACGGGTGATCGCCGGCGCGGAACGCCGCAGCTTGCGCCCGGCCGCAGCCAGGCTGCCGTGCTGAATCACCGCCACAAAGATAGCCAGCTCGTCCAACCTATCCATAGATTCTTCCAAAATGTGAAATTATCAATTTCTACATTGCCGGATTCCGCTCACCGTCTGCAAGAGTATGCTGATAAAAATTATTCAGGAGCCTCATCATGCAAACCCTCAAACTGTACGGCACCCCGCTTTCCGGCCACGTTCATCGCGTGGCGTTGCTGCTGCGCATGCTTGACCTGCCCTACGAATTTATCGAAGCCCCCGCCAGCGTGCGCCAGAGCGAGGCTTTCCGCCGCCTTAACCCTCTCGGTCAAATCCCGGTTCTGGTGGACGGCGAGTTGGCGCTCGCCGACAGCAACGCCATTTTGGTGTATCTGGTCAAACGCTATGCACCGGGCAGCCACTGGCTACCGGAAACGCCGCAGGCTTCGGCACAGGTGCAAGAGTGGTTGTCCAAAGCCGCCGGAGAGGTGCGCTACGGCCCAGCCTCCAGCAGGATGATCGCCCAATTTTCTGCACCGGAGAATTATCAGGCTTCGCTGGCGATCGCGGCGCG is a window of Serratia plymuthica DNA encoding:
- a CDS encoding DMT family transporter, whose amino-acid sequence is MASQTAKTGVNVGVGATRSAQGWINGFLGMLIFSGSLPATRVAVQEFDPVFLTAMRATIAALLALSALLSMRQRWPRRADIAPLIFVAVGVVIGFPLLTALALQYTTSAHSLVYIGLLPLATACFGVLRGGERPRAAFWVFSLAGGLLVGAFALSQGTGGSWAGDVLMVVAVLLCGLGYAEGAVLSRRLGGWQVISWALVIALPLAAAVAAWAAPTAWTGVSAGAWFSLGYISLFSMWIGFIFWYRGLAQGGIAAVGQLQLLQPFFGLALAGLLLHETVQPAMIAVMAGVVICVFGARRFSR
- the paaX gene encoding phenylacetic acid degradation operon negative regulatory protein PaaX; translation: MEHKLDEFIRHAVDAQPISGTSLIISLYGDALSHRGGEVWLGSLSALLEALGFGDRFVRTSVFRLQKEGWLAVEKIGRRSFYRVTDQGMRQFRHAESKIYLSEPPAWDGKWDLLLLESADKNERARLKKELGWLGFGQIANNLMAAPTHAQTDVTALLGELDAGEQVIYFRADYPYNRSEQTLQQLVATCWSLADVAAGYHEFIVSFRPLMQLLREADDALLTPQRCFQIKLLLIHFFRRVALKDPLLPDALLPAQWEGQIARNLCINIYQRVDRAATDYVSALAETTIGALPAPAAGYYRRFGGLPRDTLKEI
- a CDS encoding PLP-dependent aminotransferase family protein codes for the protein MPRTAKTVEIPAIGELDRNAGQLSVQLAQALRAAIHKGELKAGDLLPSTRVLSGALQLARGTVLAAFEQLTAEGFLEALPGSGTRVAMALNRKTPPPAKKPQICDIPLTAQAQALAQFSAQRAPLPPVPFTVSVPINDTAPDDVWRRLGNRIRARGPGAPSGYGDPLGELPLRKAICEYVRKSRSVLCTPEQVIITSGTQQGLYLATQIVLDAGDAAWVEDPAYRGITAIFDNLLRDRQMARVPVDDQGIDVAAGRRMAPRARAAFVTPSHQYPLCMPMSMSRRLELLAWAKEQKAWIVEDDYDSEMRYAGHPFPSLQGLDPARVIYLGTFSKILFPSLRLGYAIVPEPLLAAFCGARVLMDRHPPTADQHVLASFMAQGHLDRHIRRMRGVYAEKRRVLTDAVNAHISPHLAALLPSDQGMHRVLWLKAGLDDRQVAAGAAEAGVAVSALSPMYAPGSGKSGLILGLGGYDDEAIHRAAQKLNQVLVSIAASELQA
- a CDS encoding GlxA family transcriptional regulator, whose product is MSVLSVAVIATHGVSPFHFSVPCIIFSQAMPEPGLFDLHICAEHPGVVHSDIGVSINVGEGLEALDSADIVVVPFWNNPESKPSEALLASLVAAWRRGADVVGLCLGTYVLAYAGLLDHRRAATHWEFERDFTRRFPAVHLDSNALYTHDDRLITSAGTAAGIDCCLYIVRKHYGSTLANRVARRMVTPPYREGGQAQYIERPVPETTRDNKINELLDYLRCNLDKPHDLDSLAGFVNMSRRTFTRHFIKATGIPVGEWLNAERLDRSQELLESTDHSVETVAELSGFQSPVSFRQRFRSRFDISPSEWRRVFRGTRKEK
- a CDS encoding RidA family protein, translated to MRSIIDTGLPEIGQPFSWATKGGGMLFTAHGPVRPDGSIETGAPESQITLTFDNLAQTLKAANSHSDNVLQVIVYLTDVNDVKLLDEIYKKYFNYPYPNRSTVIVDKLVVPGMKIEITVSATA
- a CDS encoding aromatic amino acid transaminase → MFNHIGASAPDPIMSLMEAYLQDENTQKVNLGIGLYYDRQGRIPLMQAVEAAERRLLEQRRPHGYPPIEGSPLFTQQVQSLLFGEQDTSAIATVQTLGGSGALKLAADFIHHSLSRRDIWVSDPTWANHWAIFEGAGLKVHTYPYFDEATGGLRFDAMLDTLASLPEGSVVLLHPCCHNPTGTDLTQAQWRATIEVLQRRRLLPFFDIAYQGFGDGLAEDGFALHETLKTDLEFLVANSFSKNVALYGQRLGGLSVRCGSPQIAVNVKGALKALIRRSYSCPPTHGSQIVETLLADAALRQQWESELAGMRLRIKQMRQILAAGLEQGGSRLDHRRIRDQKGMFSYTGLNQRQLARLRQEYAIYLVAPGRMCLPGLNQNNVDYVAAAILDVTRAV
- a CDS encoding alpha/beta hydrolase, yielding MKLVPGSYDNGSTVDNENEILNSFQTRSQAVYRQVRSELDISYGYSEREVFDWLYSDAPSKGTLIFIHGGYWQFCRKDDFAFIAEVPLALGFDVVLLEYTLAPVATLDDICRQIGAALDAIELRLAPQKNAPVYLCGHSAGGHLASYWQQHAVVDAVLPISGIFELEPLLSTYVNRQLQLTRRQITQLSPARHIPEHLKPTTLFYGAAELPELIGQSHHYYAALREKNLPVELVAVAGANHYNVLDALFAIDGALIRQLITTGK
- the paaY gene encoding phenylacetic acid degradation protein PaaY: MPVYQIDGLTPVVDPSSYVHPTAVLIGDVIIGKQVYIGPNASLRGDFGRLVICDGANIQDNCVMHGFPQQDTVVEEDGHIGHGAILHGCRIRRNAMVGMNAVIMDGAEIGENSIVGAMAFVKAAAVIEANKLVVGSPARVLRDLTEQELAWKVTGTREYHDLVLRCKSTLNEVEPLAEVEPGRQRLSFGDHLLPKNRL
- a CDS encoding amino acid permease → MKEMKGFDEIARRQGGLKKQLTAGQMSMLAIGGAIGTGLFLGSAYAIQMAGPSVLLSYFIGGVVALLLMGCLAEMTSEHPTPGSFGDYAEFYISPLFGFLVRYSYWSCVVLAVGTEVTAIGMYMQFWFPGTPIWPWVLLFSAAVIAINVIGVKSFGQVEYALSTIKVVAIAAFIAIGIGILAFSANPAFGVKNFTDGGGFFPFGVKGMWFAVIVSIFSYLSIEMIAVAAGEAKNPVIAVKTAFKGTILRLFIFYMLSIALMLAIVPWRQSGTGESPFLVAMNVIHLPAAAGIFNFIVLVAALSAMNSQLYITTRMMFSLSRAGQAPAALGRVSQRGIPVSALAMSCIGIVVSIVLSLVYPEKSFAAMMSISVYGACFTWLMIFVTHLFFRRQHRKTHLKFRMWGFPYTTLAGAGLMAALLISTAFTEFFKMTLWFGIPFTLLLVAAYFFYSRHQPTPVGVETTGAE
- a CDS encoding MBL fold metallo-hydrolase yields the protein MKLTQIRNATLLLEYAGTKFLIDPMLSDKEAWDGFAGTARSHLRNPLVALPLSIDALLDVDAIIVTHTHLDHWDKAAQDKVAKDSLILTQNDSDAELIRAQGFSNVRVLEDSNEFAGMTIIKTGGQHGSDEAYANPDIAARLGDACGLVFKHADEKTLYIAGDTVWVKPYVDSLSAWKPDVVVLNAGFAQVDGFGAIIMGKEDVLRTHELMPQAMIVASHMEAINHCILSRDELREYAIEKGIQDSVLIPADGETCTF